One Deltaproteobacteria bacterium genomic window, GAGAACGGGTTGCCATGGTTATTGTGAGAGGGGCCCTATTATCGTTATCCACCCCGAAAAAATATGTTATTTCCAGGTAAAGCCGGAAGATGTTCCTGAAATTATCTCCGAGACGATTGTGGAGAAGAAGGTCATAGAGCGCCTGCTCTATACCGACCCCGACACCAATGAAAAGATCATCCATGAACAGGACATCCCCTTTTATAAATACCAGGAACGTCTTGTTTTCGGTTCCAACGGCAGTATCGATCCTAAAAGCATCGATGATTATCTGGCCATTGGCGGTTATTCGGCGTTAGCCAAAGTGCTTTCCCAGATGACCTCCGACCAGGTCTTGCAGGAAGTCAACCAAGCCAACCTGAGAGGGCGGGGCGGCGGCGGCTTTCCGGCTGGACGCAAGTGGGAAGGAAC contains:
- a CDS encoding NAD(P)H-dependent oxidoreductase subunit E, encoding MSRINSPAELTELRNSILSTRDPNKPCITLCSGSACNASGSGEVAASLEGEIKKQGLQAAVDIRRTGCHGYCERGPIIVIHPEKICYFQVKPEDVPEIISETIVEKKVIERLLYTDPDTNEKIIHEQDIPFYKYQERLVFGSNGSIDPKSIDDYLAIGGYSALAKVLSQMTSDQVLQEVNQANLRGRGGGGFPAGRKWEGT